A stretch of Henckelia pumila isolate YLH828 chromosome 4, ASM3356847v2, whole genome shotgun sequence DNA encodes these proteins:
- the LOC140867195 gene encoding beta-amyrin 6-beta-monooxygenase-like, with protein MDAFLSYIIILGLLPLSLYMVSFIRKKGSGDTNLPPGTNGWPMLGENMEFALLGPQKFVKDRMQKYSPDVFQTSLLGEKMAIFCGAQGNKFLFMNDNKLLTSWWPQSMKKALLFPEFVGSNLKEVSALKRSFHHDILKPEALKQYIPVMDELARQHLDQDWIPNAVVKVVPLAKKYTFELACKLFLSVVEPQNIKRLSDPFTLVTNGMFSVPLDFPRTAYNGAIKGGTLVREELMKIIKKRRQELIECKETEGRDLLSKMLLVTDEDGQLLSEMEISNNIIGLLVASFETTSSAVTSVMNYLAELPHIYEEVLKEQMEIAKTKGPNELLTWEDIEKMKYSWTVARESLRLMPPAQGAFRETTTEFTYAGFAIPKGWKTFWTVHSSHKNPKYFPDPEKFDPSRFEGTGPAPYTFVPFGGGPRMCPGKEYARLEVLVFMHNVVRRFKLEKDIPNEKIVYYASPTPVHGLPIRLHPHAT; from the exons ATGGATGCCTTTTTATCATACATTATCATACTTGGTCTTCTTCCCCTCTCCCTTTACATGGTCTCGTTCATTCGAAAAAAAGGTTCCGGCGACACAAACCTCCCTCCCGGTACAAATGGCTGGCCAATGCTAGGAGAAAACATGGAGTTTGCGCTTTTAGGCCCTCAAAAATTTGTCAAGGATCGGATGCAAAAGTACTCCCCGGACGTCTTCCAAACATCGTTGTTAGGAGAAAAAATGGCCATATTCTGCGGTGCACAAGGCAACAAGTTCCTTTTCATGAATGACAACAAGCTTCTAACTTCATGGTGGCCACAGTCCATGAAAAAGGCTCTGTTGTTCCCTGAATTTGTTGGAAGCAACTTGAAAGAAGTGTCGGCCTTGAAACGTAGCTTCCACCACGATATTCTGAAGCCTGAAGCTCTTAAACAGTACATCCCGGTGATGGACGAATTGGCCCGCCAGCATTTGGATCAAGATTGGATCCCTAATGCAGTGGTAAAAGTGGTGCCACTTGCAAAGAAGTATACCTTTGAGTTAGCCTGTAAATTGTTCTTGAGTGTGGTTGAGCCTCAGAATATAAAGAGGTTGTCTGATCCATTCACACTGGTCACAAATGGCATGTTCTCTGTGCCTCTGGATTTTCCAAGAACGGCTTACAATGGTGCGATCAAAGGAGGTACATTGGTACGAGAGGAGCTGATGAAGATCATTAAGAAGAGGAGACAAGAGTTGATTGAGTGCAAGGAAACCGAGGGCCGAGATTTGTTGTCGAAAATGCTTCTTGTGACAGATGAAGATGGCCAGTTATTGAGTGAAATGGAGATTTCCAACAATATCATTGGTTTGTTAGTGGCTAGCTTCGAGACTACAAGTTCCGCGGTTACTTCTGTCATGAATTATCTCGCAGAACTTCCCCATATTTATGAAGAGGTTTTAAAAG AACAAATGGAGATAGCAAAAACAAAAGGCCCCAATGAGCTATTGACATGGGAAGATATAGAGAAGATGAAGTATTCTTGGACTGTAGCACGAGAATCGCTCCGTTTAATGCCTCCCGCTCAAGGGGCTTTCAGAGAAACAACAACTGAGTTCACCTATGCTGGTTTTGCCATCCCAAAAGGATGGAAA ACGTTTTGGACGGTGCATTCGTCCCACAAGAATCCCAAGTACTTCCCTGATCCTGAGAAATTCGATCCATCAAGATTCGAGGGTACTGGACCGGCTCCTTACACGTTTGTACCCTTTGGTGGAGGACCCCGAATGTGCCCCGGAAAAGAATATGCTAGGCTAGAAGTGTTGGTTTTCATGCACAATGTGGTCAGAAGGTTCAAACTTGAAAAGGATATTCCGAATGAGAAGATAGTGTACTACGCTTCGCCTACACCAGTTCATGGCCTTCCCATTCGCCTCCATCCTCATGCAACATAA
- the LOC140866708 gene encoding NAC domain-containing protein 30-like has product MEYSCIPPGFRFHPTEEELVGYYLKRKISSLKIDMDVIIEIDLYKMEPWDIQDKCKLGHEERNEWYFFSHKDRKYPTGTRTNRATTTGFWKATGRDMAVLSNERIIGMRKTLVFYKGRAPNGRKTDWIMHEYRLQTSEHGPPQEEGWVVCRAFKKPNPTQNQRFESWSNPNNYYNMNQMNMSAASLIISSTTPSSSTILHNCGTSFHPFQQGTSAAVDGPFDPNPIVELPKLDSPSISTSFPTTNDSNNLEHGVAENEGLEDEKIMEFGNRFNDWKSFEREVMEHPYEDTISFSYNAFDSFPDL; this is encoded by the exons ATGGAATATTCATGTATACCTCCGGGATTCCGATTCCACCCGACGGAAGAAGAACTCGTCGGCTACTATCTCAAAAGAAAGATCAGCTCTTTGAAAATCGATATGGATGTGATAATTGAAATTGATCTCTATAAAATGGAGCCTTGGGACATTCAAG ATAAGTGCAAACTGGGACATGAAGAAAGGAATgagtggtatttcttcagtCACAAAGACAGAAAGTACCCGACGGGGACGCGAACCAACCGCGCGACGACCACAGGTTTCTGGAAGGCCACGGGTAGGGACATGGCAGTTCTGTCCAACGAAAGGATCATAGGAATGAGGAAAACGTTGGTCTTTTACAAAGGACGAGCTCCCAACGGGCGAAAAACCGATTGGATCATGCACGAATATCGCCTCCAAACATCTGAACATGGACCTCCGCAG GAGGAAGGATGGGTGGTCTGTCGGGCTTTCAAGAAGCCGAATCCGACCCAAAACCAACGGTTCGAATCTTGGAGCAACCCAAATAACTACTACAACATGAATCAAATGAATATGTCAGCCGCATCTTTAATAATCTCGAGCACTACTCCAAGTAGTAGCACAATTTTGCATAATTGTGGGACAAGTTTTCATCCGTTTCAACAAGGGACAAGTGCTGCTGTCGACGGCCCTTTCGATCCGAACCCGATAGTCGAGCTTCCGAAGCTCGATAGCCCTTCGATTTCTACAAGCTTTCCAACCACTAATGATAGCAACAACTTGGAGCATGGAGTGGCGGAAAACGAAGGGTTGGAAGATGAGAAAATAATGGAGTTTGGCAATCGTTTCAACGATTGGAAAAGCTTTGAGAGAGAAGTGATGGAGCATCCATATGAAGACACAATTAGCTTCTCCTATAATGCATTTGACTCCTTTCCTGATTTgtag
- the LOC140864317 gene encoding uncharacterized protein isoform X2, which produces MGGDSRKSASRKSLPETSTSSSSSATTSSSEDQVESSSKLRKRRRSREEERKSKRSRKDPERRRKDRRRREREKHKRKENKKRRFQSDESESRSDIELENPEEVVRYILEEFPAIAGDLEQLLLMIDQGQAVDINGLSERSLVKHLRRLFMCLNLKENGDQLFLLPHKVTPTLKVVGPIIRSQLQPQKQVDHLAPLEEAPLGSPASESRHVNKMVDDTKEDSIGTRRRTIGPEMPSAELLAAAAKLTAAEAELREAELDEDNELFIGPPPPAMVKEAESANEAERFEEITRIIGAEEASPYDVLGVNKNMSAENMKKRYWKLSLWVHPDKSSHPQANQAFVKLNKAFKDLQDPDKRKALDDKIKLKEEQESFQVELKAMREAAQWRRLQGISMEGDDILLAELDVKVAPKREEWMTTLPPERKPGMSMHSTKFSKSSKEGRGDTSVWTDTPSERAQKAKMNYLEAYYEAAALASNEQGTRKMSSEAELVDRYNKAKRSKSLVEKHQETSAKSRVKKRSKQESQEWEGNHPWKPWDREKDLTAGRQSVNLDSENMTQGLSSRFSSGSFQRNFL; this is translated from the exons ATGGGAGGAGACTCCAGAAAATCGGCAAGTAGAAAATCCTTGCCAGAAACTTCAACCTCCAGCAGCAGCTCCGCCACCACATCATCTTCTGAGGATCAGGTTGAATCGTCTTCGAAGTTGCGCAAACGACGGCGTTCGAGGGAGGAAGAGCGTAAGAGTAAAAGGTCCCGGAAAGATCCTGAGCGGAGGAGGAAGGACCGCAGAAGAAGAGAAAGGGAGAAGCATAAACGGAAGGAGAACAAGAAAAGAAGATTTCAATCGGATGAAAGTGAGTCCCGGTCGGATATCGAGTTGGAGAATCCGGAGGAGGTTGTTAGGTATATACTGGAGGAATTTCCTGCTATTGCCGGGGATTTGGAACAG CTTTTGTTAATGATAGACCAAGGACAAGCAGTTGATATAAATGGATTATCTGAAAGGTCATTAGTTAAGCATCTTAGAAGGTTATTCATGTGCTTGAACCTCAAAGAAAATGGCGACCAATTGTTTCTACTACCACACAAAGTGACCCCTACTCTGAAGGTTGTTGGTCCAATTATCCGCTCTCAGTTGCAACCTCAAAAGCAAGTTGATCATTTGGCTCCTCTGGAAGAGGCACCCTTGGGGTCCCCTGCATCAGAATCTAGACATGTGAATAAAATGGTTGATGATACAAAGGAAGACTCTATTGGCACCAGAAGGAG GACCATTGGACCCGAGATGCCTTCTGCAGAGTTACTTGCTGCAGCTGCCAAACTAACAGCAGCAGAAGCTGAACTgag AGAAGCTGAATTGGATGAAGATAACGAATTATTTATAGGACCGCCACCTCCAGCTATGGTTAAAGAAGCTGAGTCTGCCAATGAAGCAGAGCGTTTTGAGGAG ATTACGAGAATAATTGGTGCTGAAGAAGCTAGTCCATACGATGTTCTAGGAGTGAACAAAAATATGTCAGCTGAAAACATGAAGAAAAG GTATTGGAAATTGTCACTGTGGGTCCATCCTGACAAAAGCTCTCACCCTCAAGCTAACCAAGCATTTGTTAAGTTGAACAAAGCATTTAAGGATTTACAGGATCCTGATAAG CGAAAAGCACTAGATGACAAAATAAAGCTAAAGGAGGAACAAGAATCGTTTCAG GTAGAGCTGAAAGCCATGCGAGAGGCTGCACAATGGAGACGTCTGCAAG GTATTTCTATGGAGGGCGATGACATACTTTTGGCAGAGTTGGATGTTAAAGTGGCCCCAAAGAGAGAAGAATGGATGACGACATTACCTCCTGAAAGAAAG CCCGGCATGAGCATGCATTCAACCAAGTTTAGTAAGAGCTCTAAAGAAGGACGTGGTGATACCAGTGTTTGGACCGATACACCTTCAGAAAGAGCTCAAAAGGCGAAGATGAA TTATTTAGAAGCCTACTACGAAGCTGCAGCGCTAGCTTCAAATGAACAAGGGACAAGAAAAATGAGTTCTGAAGCGGAACTGGTAGATCGGTATAACAAGGCAAAACGATCAAAATCATTGGTGGAAAAGCACCAGGAGACGTCAGCAAAGAGTCGTGTGAAGAAGAGGTCGAAGCAGGAGTCCCAGGAATGGGAGGGGAATCATCCATGGAAGCCTTGGGACCGTGAAAAGGATTTAACTGCCGGGAGGCAAAGCGTTAATCTTGACAGCGAAAACATGACTCAGGGCTTATCTTCCAGGTTTTCTTCTGGTTCTTTCCAAAGAAACTTCCTTTAG
- the LOC140864317 gene encoding uncharacterized protein isoform X1 has protein sequence MGGDSRKSASRKSLPETSTSSSSSATTSSSEDQVESSSKLRKRRRSREEERKSKRSRKDPERRRKDRRRREREKHKRKENKKRRFQSDESESRSDIELENPEEVVRYILEEFPAIAGDLEQLLLMIDQGQAVDINGLSERSLVKHLRRLFMCLNLKENGDQLFLLPHKVTPTLKVVGPIIRSQLQPQKQVDHLAPLEEAPLGSPASESRHVNKMVDDTKEDSIGTRRRLHLNHDLSVGSVRTIGPEMPSAELLAAAAKLTAAEAELREAELDEDNELFIGPPPPAMVKEAESANEAERFEEITRIIGAEEASPYDVLGVNKNMSAENMKKRYWKLSLWVHPDKSSHPQANQAFVKLNKAFKDLQDPDKRKALDDKIKLKEEQESFQVELKAMREAAQWRRLQGISMEGDDILLAELDVKVAPKREEWMTTLPPERKPGMSMHSTKFSKSSKEGRGDTSVWTDTPSERAQKAKMNYLEAYYEAAALASNEQGTRKMSSEAELVDRYNKAKRSKSLVEKHQETSAKSRVKKRSKQESQEWEGNHPWKPWDREKDLTAGRQSVNLDSENMTQGLSSRFSSGSFQRNFL, from the exons ATGGGAGGAGACTCCAGAAAATCGGCAAGTAGAAAATCCTTGCCAGAAACTTCAACCTCCAGCAGCAGCTCCGCCACCACATCATCTTCTGAGGATCAGGTTGAATCGTCTTCGAAGTTGCGCAAACGACGGCGTTCGAGGGAGGAAGAGCGTAAGAGTAAAAGGTCCCGGAAAGATCCTGAGCGGAGGAGGAAGGACCGCAGAAGAAGAGAAAGGGAGAAGCATAAACGGAAGGAGAACAAGAAAAGAAGATTTCAATCGGATGAAAGTGAGTCCCGGTCGGATATCGAGTTGGAGAATCCGGAGGAGGTTGTTAGGTATATACTGGAGGAATTTCCTGCTATTGCCGGGGATTTGGAACAG CTTTTGTTAATGATAGACCAAGGACAAGCAGTTGATATAAATGGATTATCTGAAAGGTCATTAGTTAAGCATCTTAGAAGGTTATTCATGTGCTTGAACCTCAAAGAAAATGGCGACCAATTGTTTCTACTACCACACAAAGTGACCCCTACTCTGAAGGTTGTTGGTCCAATTATCCGCTCTCAGTTGCAACCTCAAAAGCAAGTTGATCATTTGGCTCCTCTGGAAGAGGCACCCTTGGGGTCCCCTGCATCAGAATCTAGACATGTGAATAAAATGGTTGATGATACAAAGGAAGACTCTATTGGCACCAGAAGGAGG CTCCATTTGAACCATGACCTATCTGTTGGTTCTGTTAGGACCATTGGACCCGAGATGCCTTCTGCAGAGTTACTTGCTGCAGCTGCCAAACTAACAGCAGCAGAAGCTGAACTgag AGAAGCTGAATTGGATGAAGATAACGAATTATTTATAGGACCGCCACCTCCAGCTATGGTTAAAGAAGCTGAGTCTGCCAATGAAGCAGAGCGTTTTGAGGAG ATTACGAGAATAATTGGTGCTGAAGAAGCTAGTCCATACGATGTTCTAGGAGTGAACAAAAATATGTCAGCTGAAAACATGAAGAAAAG GTATTGGAAATTGTCACTGTGGGTCCATCCTGACAAAAGCTCTCACCCTCAAGCTAACCAAGCATTTGTTAAGTTGAACAAAGCATTTAAGGATTTACAGGATCCTGATAAG CGAAAAGCACTAGATGACAAAATAAAGCTAAAGGAGGAACAAGAATCGTTTCAG GTAGAGCTGAAAGCCATGCGAGAGGCTGCACAATGGAGACGTCTGCAAG GTATTTCTATGGAGGGCGATGACATACTTTTGGCAGAGTTGGATGTTAAAGTGGCCCCAAAGAGAGAAGAATGGATGACGACATTACCTCCTGAAAGAAAG CCCGGCATGAGCATGCATTCAACCAAGTTTAGTAAGAGCTCTAAAGAAGGACGTGGTGATACCAGTGTTTGGACCGATACACCTTCAGAAAGAGCTCAAAAGGCGAAGATGAA TTATTTAGAAGCCTACTACGAAGCTGCAGCGCTAGCTTCAAATGAACAAGGGACAAGAAAAATGAGTTCTGAAGCGGAACTGGTAGATCGGTATAACAAGGCAAAACGATCAAAATCATTGGTGGAAAAGCACCAGGAGACGTCAGCAAAGAGTCGTGTGAAGAAGAGGTCGAAGCAGGAGTCCCAGGAATGGGAGGGGAATCATCCATGGAAGCCTTGGGACCGTGAAAAGGATTTAACTGCCGGGAGGCAAAGCGTTAATCTTGACAGCGAAAACATGACTCAGGGCTTATCTTCCAGGTTTTCTTCTGGTTCTTTCCAAAGAAACTTCCTTTAG
- the LOC140864317 gene encoding uncharacterized protein isoform X3, which produces MGGDSRKSASRKSLPETSTSSSSSATTSSSEDQVESSSKLRKRRRSREEERKSKRSRKDPERRRKDRRRREREKHKRKENKKRRFQSDESESRSDIELENPEEVVRYILEEFPAIAGDLEQLLLMIDQGQAVDINGLSERSLVKHLRRLFMCLNLKENGDQLFLLPHKVTPTLKVVGPIIRSQLQPQKQVDHLAPLEEAPLGSPASESRHVNKMVDDTKEDSIGTRRRLHLNHDLSVGSVRTIGPEMPSAELLAAAAKLTAAEAELREAELDEDNELFIGPPPPAMVKEAESANEAERFEEITRIIGAEEASPYDVLGVNKNMSAENMKKRYWKLSLWVHPDKSSHPQANQAFVKLNKAFKDLQDPDKRKALDDKIKLKEEQESFQVELKAMREAAQWRRLQGISMEGDDILLAELDVKVAPKREEWMTTLPPERKKCRGLASSNNLSETPGELFWLKQEPPGLHLN; this is translated from the exons ATGGGAGGAGACTCCAGAAAATCGGCAAGTAGAAAATCCTTGCCAGAAACTTCAACCTCCAGCAGCAGCTCCGCCACCACATCATCTTCTGAGGATCAGGTTGAATCGTCTTCGAAGTTGCGCAAACGACGGCGTTCGAGGGAGGAAGAGCGTAAGAGTAAAAGGTCCCGGAAAGATCCTGAGCGGAGGAGGAAGGACCGCAGAAGAAGAGAAAGGGAGAAGCATAAACGGAAGGAGAACAAGAAAAGAAGATTTCAATCGGATGAAAGTGAGTCCCGGTCGGATATCGAGTTGGAGAATCCGGAGGAGGTTGTTAGGTATATACTGGAGGAATTTCCTGCTATTGCCGGGGATTTGGAACAG CTTTTGTTAATGATAGACCAAGGACAAGCAGTTGATATAAATGGATTATCTGAAAGGTCATTAGTTAAGCATCTTAGAAGGTTATTCATGTGCTTGAACCTCAAAGAAAATGGCGACCAATTGTTTCTACTACCACACAAAGTGACCCCTACTCTGAAGGTTGTTGGTCCAATTATCCGCTCTCAGTTGCAACCTCAAAAGCAAGTTGATCATTTGGCTCCTCTGGAAGAGGCACCCTTGGGGTCCCCTGCATCAGAATCTAGACATGTGAATAAAATGGTTGATGATACAAAGGAAGACTCTATTGGCACCAGAAGGAGG CTCCATTTGAACCATGACCTATCTGTTGGTTCTGTTAGGACCATTGGACCCGAGATGCCTTCTGCAGAGTTACTTGCTGCAGCTGCCAAACTAACAGCAGCAGAAGCTGAACTgag AGAAGCTGAATTGGATGAAGATAACGAATTATTTATAGGACCGCCACCTCCAGCTATGGTTAAAGAAGCTGAGTCTGCCAATGAAGCAGAGCGTTTTGAGGAG ATTACGAGAATAATTGGTGCTGAAGAAGCTAGTCCATACGATGTTCTAGGAGTGAACAAAAATATGTCAGCTGAAAACATGAAGAAAAG GTATTGGAAATTGTCACTGTGGGTCCATCCTGACAAAAGCTCTCACCCTCAAGCTAACCAAGCATTTGTTAAGTTGAACAAAGCATTTAAGGATTTACAGGATCCTGATAAG CGAAAAGCACTAGATGACAAAATAAAGCTAAAGGAGGAACAAGAATCGTTTCAG GTAGAGCTGAAAGCCATGCGAGAGGCTGCACAATGGAGACGTCTGCAAG GTATTTCTATGGAGGGCGATGACATACTTTTGGCAGAGTTGGATGTTAAAGTGGCCCCAAAGAGAGAAGAATGGATGACGACATTACCTCCTGAAAGAAAG AAATGTCGGGGACTTGCATCATCTAACAATCTTTCAGAGACACCAGGAGAATTATTCTGGTTGAAACAAGAACCGCCTGGTTTGCACCTGAATTAG
- the LOC140866468 gene encoding DNA-directed RNA polymerases II, IV and V subunit 10 — protein sequence MIIPVRCFTCGKVIGNKWDMYLDLLQSDYTEGDALDALMLVRYCCRRMLMTHVDLIEKLLNYNTLEKSEGS from the exons ATGATTATCCCGGTTCGTTGCTTCACGTGTGGAAAG GTGATTGGAAACAAATGGGATATGTATCTTGACTTACTCCAGTCTGATTACACCGAAGG CGATGCTCTAGACGCACTTATGCTGGTTCGGTACTGCTGCCGAAGAATGCTGATGACTCATGTTGATCTCATCGAGAAGCTTCTGAACTATAATA CTTTGGAGAAATCAGAGGGCAGTTGA